From the Kribbella sp. CA-293567 genome, the window CCGTGCCGAAGGTCAGCGCGGTGTGGCGATCGCGCGACTCGAAGCGCTTGCCGGTCCCGAGCGCGTGGATCAGGTAGTACGCGACGTCGACTCCTTCGAGCGCGGCGTCGAGCTGGTGCCGGTCACCGGCATCGGCCTCGACCACCTCGACATCGTCGTACCACTCGCGGTCCTGCAGCCGGCGCGGATTGCGCGCCATCGCCCGGACCCGGTAGCCGGCCTTGAGCAGCTCAGGCACCAGCCGCCCGCCGATGTATCCAGTGACGCCTGTGACGAGAACCAGCTTGTTCTTATCCATGTGGCCCATCTTGTGCCCGATCCGCGCTCGATCATGCTCCCGGCCTGCTCGCGACCGGATTGACATGCAGCCAACTGGCTGCCTATCGTGATCAGGCAGCCCGGCAGCTGCCTGAGGAGTGGTGATGGACGACGAGGTGTTCCGGGCGCTGGCGGATCCCAGCCGGCGGCAACTGCTCGACAGCTTGAACCAGCGCGACGGGCAGACGCTCGGCGAACTGTGCGCCGGACTCCGGATGGCCCGCCAGTCCGTCAGCAAACACCTCGCCGTCCTCGAAGGCGCGAATCTCGTCACCGCCGTCCGGCGCGGCCGCGAGAAGTTGCACCACCTCAACGCCGAACCGATCAACGCCATCGCCGACCGCTGGATCAGCCGGTACGACCGGCGGCGCGTGCAGCTCCTCGCCGACCTCAAGACAGCATTGGAGCAGGAACCAGTGAGCGACCAGGACTTCGTCTACACGACCTACATCAGGACCACGCCCGAGCGGCTCTGGCAGGCGCTGACCGACCCGGCTTTCACCCAGCAGTACTGGGGACTCCAGCACGACACCGACTGGAAGGTCGGCTCCAGGATCGACTGGGTCATGGGTGACGTCACCATGTCGGGGCCCGGCCAGGAGGTGCTCGAGTACGACCCGTACCGGCGGCTGGCCTACACCTGGCACCACATCACCCCGGAGTTCGCGAAGGCGGTCGAGTTGGGTGACGAGGTGGCCGCCCGGGCCGGCGCCGAACCGCTCTCCCGCGTGAGTTTCGAGCTGGAGGTCGAGGACGAGCAGGTGAAGCTGACCGTCGTCCACACCGGCTTCGAACCCGGCAGCACGATCCGCTCGATGGTCCAGAACGGCTGGCCCCGCCTGCTCTCCGACCTCAAGTCCCTCACCGAAGGCACCGCATCGATCTGATTCAGGGGCGGCGATGAATGAGCAAAGGAAGCACCGCGGCTGCACCTGACTCGCGAAGCTTGGCGGCGGCGACGGTGACCGGCCATTGAGAGGACGACGCGTCGACGACCAGCAGGACCGATCGCCCGCTGATCGCCTGAGCCGTGGCCGGCTCGATCGACACCCCGTCGCGCCACACCTTCGCCTCCTCGGCCGACGAGAGCTCGTCACTGAAGGCAGCGCCGTTCACGGTCAGCTCGGCGCGCTCGAGGCGGCCGATCTCCGCCAGGTGGTTGGCGACCTCGGTCACCAGCTCCCGATGGCCGGCGGCCGGAAGCGTGACGACCACCTCAGGCCGACGGGACCAGGCGTCGCGCCAGCGCGACAGCGCGGCGACGCAGCCGGCCTTCAAGGCCTCCAAGGCGTCCGGAGCCGGCGTCGAACTGAACACCGCCCGGATGACTTCCCGCCATTCGGGAGCGTCGGCATAGACGATGCTGCGACCGGGCTCGGCCATCAACCCCGGCGGGATCTTCCCCTTCGCGCCGAACGCACCACCCGGCCACATCTTGCGAGGCTCCAGCACGTGCGTCTCGCCACGCAGCAGTCGCGTGATCGCCTGCACGGTCTCCGGATCCGGCCGCGCGGTCAGCGGATCGGGCAGCAGTCCCAGGCAGACCGAGCACCGGCCGCACGGTTCGGCGGACGGATCGTCCAGCGACTCCTGAAGTAGTTGCATCAGGCAACGTTCACCACGGGTGTAGGCGCGCATGATGTCGGCCTCGCGCCGGCGGACCGAGACGATGCCGTCGTAGTGGGCCGCGTCGAAACTCCAGTCGGCAGCCGTCCGCACCCAGCCGCGGTCGACCCGCTCGACCGCGCCGTCGACCGCCAGCTGCTTGAGCATCAGCTCGACCCGCCCGCGGCGCAGGCCGGTCTCCGCCTCCAGGGCCGGCACGGTCGCGGGTTGATCCGGCTCGTAGGCCTCCAGCCCGCGCAGCAACCTGTTCACCTGGTCCGGCACCGGGATCGTCGCGGTGGCGAAGTAGTCCCAGACCCCGGCATCGGCGTCCGACGGCAGCAACGCGACCACCGCGTGGTCGATGCCACGCCCGGCACGCCCGACCTGCTGGTAGTACGACACCGGCGACGGCGGCGATCCGACGTGTACGACGAATCCGAGGTCGGGCTTGTCGTACCCCATTCCCAGCGCGGACGTCGCGATCAGCGCCTTGAACTCGTTGTTTCGCAAGGCGTCTTCGAGCCGCTCCCGCTCTCCCGCCTCCAGCCCGCCCGTGTACGCCGCGACCGGAACCGCTGGGCCGTGCACCTCCTGGATCGCGGCAGCCAGCCGTTGAGCATCGGAGACAGTCAGCGTGTAGACGATGCCGGAGCCCGGAAGCTTCGGCAGGTGATCGACGACCCAGGCGAAGCGGTCCAGCGGCGACAGCGCGTCGACGACCGCCAGTTGCAGACTCGACCGGGCCAGCGGACCTCGCAGTACGAGCGTCGACGCACCCAGCTGGTGCGCGACGTCGTCGGTCACTCGCGCGTTGGCGGTCGCGGTGGTCGCGAGCACCGGCGTCTGCGGATTGAGCTTCTGCAGGACGTCGGACACCCGGCGGTAGTCCGGCCGGAAGTCGTGTCCCCAGTCGGAGACGGCGTGAGCCTCGTCGATCACCAGCAGACCGATCTGCCCGGCGAGCCCGTCCAGCACCCGCCGGCCGAAGCCAGGGTTGGCCAGCCGCTCGGGAGACACCAGCAGTACGTCGATCGCGCCGGAACGCAGGTCGTTCTCGATTCCGGACCAGTTGTCGACGTTCGAGGAGTTCAGCGTGGCGGCCCGCAGGCCGGCTCGACCGGCCGCGGCCACCTGGTCTCGCATCAACGACAACAGCGGTGACACCACCAGCGTCGGCCCGGCGCCTTCGGAGCGGCGGATCGCCGTGGCGGCCCAGTACACCGCGGACTTGCCCCATCCGGTGGCTTGGACCACCAGCACTCGGGCGTTCGGCTCGCACAGCGCGGCAACCGCGGTCTCCTGGTCGGCGCGCAGGCTCGCGCCGGCCCCGGCGATCGCGTGGATCACTTCCGCGGCGGTCTTCGCCCGATCATCCGACAGCTTGATGTCACCCATGCCCGCGACCTTAGACGCCGCCACCCCCAGCCCGCGCCCCGCACCGGCGACCTGTGGACAACTCACCTGTCCCGGCCCCCGCATCAACCTGCCCCGTCAGCTTTCGCGGGGCAATCAGCGGCAATTACCTGGGTGGCAGGGGTTTCCGGCCGGGTCGAGCAGGCGTTGGGGACCGGGACCCTTGGCGGCCAGGACGTCGTGGAGGTTGGCGAGGCCGCAGCGGTCCAGCGAGAGGCAGCCGCAGCCGACGCAGTCCTTGAAGTCGTCCCGGAGTTGCTCCAACTGCACGATCCGCCGGTCCAGCTCAGCTTGCCAGCACTGCGAGATGTGCTCCCAGTCCTGCCTGGTCGGCGTCCGGTTGCCGGGCAGCAGGGCGAGGATCGCGGCCACTTCGCCGAGCGGGATACCGACCCGCTGCGCGATCCGGATCATCGCCACCCGGCGCAGGGTGTCACGCTTGTACCGGCGCTGGTTGCCCGACGTCCGGCGGCTGACGATCAGCTTCTGCCGCTCGTAGAAGTGCAGCGCGGAGATGGCCACCCCACTCCGTTCGGCCAGTTGCCCCACCGTCAGCTCGCCCGGCTCGATGTCCACGCCCTCGTCCTCCCGCCACTGAACCTCAACCATTGTCGAGGCTAGCGGAGCGGCTCAGACCACGGGGATCCGGCGTCCGATGCAGGCCGACATCAACGCCGCGGCCGCGCAGAGTCCTCCCGCGAGGTACCAGGCCAGGTTGTAGCTGCCCTGCAGATCCCGGATCGCGCCGGCTCCGGTGGCCGCCGCGGCGGCACCGATCTGATGGGAGGCGAAGACCCAGCCGAACACGATCGGCCCGTCCACGCCGAACCATTCCCGGCACAGCGCGACGGTCGGCGGCACGGTCGCCACCCAGTCGAGCCCGTAGAAGATGATGAACACCCACATGCTCGGCTCGGCGGTCGGCCCGAGCAACGACGGCAGCACCAACAGGGACAGCCCGCGCAGCGAGTAGTAGGCGATCAGCAGGTACCGCGGATCCCAGCGGTCCGTCAGCCAGCCCGACAGGATGGTGCCGCCCACGTCGAAGATGCCGACCAGGGCGAGCAGTGACGCGGCAGTGGTCACCGGCATCCCGTGGTCGTGCGCGGCGGTCACGAAGTGCGTACCGATCAACCCGTTCGTCGACGCTCCACAGATCGCGAAGCCACCGGCAAGCATCCAGAACGCCGGCCGGTGCATGGCCGTCCACAGAGCAGTCAGCGCCCGTACGCCGCTGTTCCCGGTCGCCTCGACCCGCTGCCCTGCGGCGCTCCCCTCCGGAGCGCCGTACGCCCGGAGCCCGACGTCGCTCGGGTAGTCGCGCAGGAACAGCAACACCAGCGGCACCACGGCCAGCGCCGCGCCGGCCGCGACCAACGCCGGCACCCGCCACCCGTACGACGTGGCCAGCAGCGCGATCAGCGGAAGGAAAACCAGCTGCCCGGTAGCGCCCGCTGCCGTCAGGATGCCCGTGACCAGCCCGCGACGCTCGAAGAACCAGCGGCCGGTGATGGTCGCGACGAACGTCATCGACATCGAGCCCGTACCGACTCCGACCAGCAACCCCCAGCACAGCAGCAGTTGCCAGGACGAGTCCATGAAGATCGTCAGCCCGCTCCCGAGCGCGATCAGCACCAGCGCGCCACTGACCACCTTGCGCAGGCCGAGCCGGTCCATCAGCGCCGCGGCGAACGGCGAGATCAGGCCGTACAGCAGCAGGTTGATCGAGACGGCGCCCGAGATCGTGGCGTGCGACCAGCCGAACTCCTCGTGCAGCGGGTCGAGCAGCACGCTCGGCACGGAGCGGAAACCGGCGGCGCCGATCAGGGTGATGAAGCCGACCGCGGCGACGGGCCAGGCGCGGTGCAACCGCCGCCGGGCCGTCTTCTGCTCGAGAATTTCTGTCACCAGGCGAGTCTGCGGGAGGTTTCTCCGGCGAACCAGTGGCCAGACCGCCACCATCTGTCAAGATATGGCCATGACTGGTTCCGTCGTTCCGCATCGGGTCGCCGTCCTCGCCCTGGAGCCGGTGGTCGGCTTCGACCTGACCATTCCGCCGACCGTGCTCGGCGAAGCCACCACCGCCGACGGCACCAGGCTGTACGACGTGAAGGTCTGCGGCCTCACGACCGCGCCGATCCGGGCCGGTCTGGGTTTCTCGCTGACCCCCGACCACGGCTCCGAGATCCTCGCCGAGGCGGACACGGTGATCATCCCGGGCACCTACATCTCACAGCCTCGTCACGAAGGCACCCTGCCCGACGACCTGGCCGCGGCGCTGGCGACGATCCGGCCCGGCACCCGGATCGCCTCGATCTGCACCGGCGCGTTCGTGCTCGCGGCAGCCGGCCTGCTCGACGGCAGGCCGGCGACCACGCACTGGCAGCGAGCCGACCTGTTCCGCGCGCTGTATCCAAAGGTCCTGCTCGACGAGGACCTGCTGTTCATCGACGACGGCGACATCATCACGTCGGCCGGGCTCGCGGCCGGCGTCGATCTGTGCCTGCACCTGATTCGCCGGGACTTCGGCAGCGAGGTAGCCAACCGCTCGGCCCGGCACTGTGTCGTCGCGCCCTGGCGGGACGGCGGGCAGTCGCAGTTCATCGAGCGCGTCGTCCCGGACGAAGGCAGCGACGGTACGGCGCCGACCCGCGCCTGGGTGCTGCAGCGGCTGAGCGACGAGATCACTCTCGGCGCGATGGCCGCCCACTCCAAGATGAGCGTGCGGACGTTCAGTCGCCGCTTCAAGGCGGAGACCGGTCAGTCCCCCG encodes:
- a CDS encoding ArsR/SmtB family transcription factor, with amino-acid sequence MDDEVFRALADPSRRQLLDSLNQRDGQTLGELCAGLRMARQSVSKHLAVLEGANLVTAVRRGREKLHHLNAEPINAIADRWISRYDRRRVQLLADLKTALEQEPVSDQDFVYTTYIRTTPERLWQALTDPAFTQQYWGLQHDTDWKVGSRIDWVMGDVTMSGPGQEVLEYDPYRRLAYTWHHITPEFAKAVELGDEVAARAGAEPLSRVSFELEVEDEQVKLTVVHTGFEPGSTIRSMVQNGWPRLLSDLKSLTEGTASI
- a CDS encoding GlxA family transcriptional regulator; this translates as MTGSVVPHRVAVLALEPVVGFDLTIPPTVLGEATTADGTRLYDVKVCGLTTAPIRAGLGFSLTPDHGSEILAEADTVIIPGTYISQPRHEGTLPDDLAAALATIRPGTRIASICTGAFVLAAAGLLDGRPATTHWQRADLFRALYPKVLLDEDLLFIDDGDIITSAGLAAGVDLCLHLIRRDFGSEVANRSARHCVVAPWRDGGQSQFIERVVPDEGSDGTAPTRAWVLQRLSDEITLGAMAAHSKMSVRTFSRRFKAETGQSPGNWLLQQRVRHACHLLETTGLSVDRIAEAAGLGTAASLRHHLRTEVGIPPLAYRKTFRAG
- the soxR gene encoding redox-sensitive transcriptional activator SoxR; translated protein: MVEVQWREDEGVDIEPGELTVGQLAERSGVAISALHFYERQKLIVSRRTSGNQRRYKRDTLRRVAMIRIAQRVGIPLGEVAAILALLPGNRTPTRQDWEHISQCWQAELDRRIVQLEQLRDDFKDCVGCGCLSLDRCGLANLHDVLAAKGPGPQRLLDPAGNPCHPGNCR
- a CDS encoding RecQ family ATP-dependent DNA helicase, giving the protein MGDIKLSDDRAKTAAEVIHAIAGAGASLRADQETAVAALCEPNARVLVVQATGWGKSAVYWAATAIRRSEGAGPTLVVSPLLSLMRDQVAAAGRAGLRAATLNSSNVDNWSGIENDLRSGAIDVLLVSPERLANPGFGRRVLDGLAGQIGLLVIDEAHAVSDWGHDFRPDYRRVSDVLQKLNPQTPVLATTATANARVTDDVAHQLGASTLVLRGPLARSSLQLAVVDALSPLDRFAWVVDHLPKLPGSGIVYTLTVSDAQRLAAAIQEVHGPAVPVAAYTGGLEAGERERLEDALRNNEFKALIATSALGMGYDKPDLGFVVHVGSPPSPVSYYQQVGRAGRGIDHAVVALLPSDADAGVWDYFATATIPVPDQVNRLLRGLEAYEPDQPATVPALEAETGLRRGRVELMLKQLAVDGAVERVDRGWVRTAADWSFDAAHYDGIVSVRRREADIMRAYTRGERCLMQLLQESLDDPSAEPCGRCSVCLGLLPDPLTARPDPETVQAITRLLRGETHVLEPRKMWPGGAFGAKGKIPPGLMAEPGRSIVYADAPEWREVIRAVFSSTPAPDALEALKAGCVAALSRWRDAWSRRPEVVVTLPAAGHRELVTEVANHLAEIGRLERAELTVNGAAFSDELSSAEEAKVWRDGVSIEPATAQAISGRSVLLVVDASSSQWPVTVAAAKLRESGAAAVLPLLIHRRP
- a CDS encoding MFS transporter; amino-acid sequence: MTEILEQKTARRRLHRAWPVAAVGFITLIGAAGFRSVPSVLLDPLHEEFGWSHATISGAVSINLLLYGLISPFAAALMDRLGLRKVVSGALVLIALGSGLTIFMDSSWQLLLCWGLLVGVGTGSMSMTFVATITGRWFFERRGLVTGILTAAGATGQLVFLPLIALLATSYGWRVPALVAAGAALAVVPLVLLFLRDYPSDVGLRAYGAPEGSAAGQRVEATGNSGVRALTALWTAMHRPAFWMLAGGFAICGASTNGLIGTHFVTAAHDHGMPVTTAASLLALVGIFDVGGTILSGWLTDRWDPRYLLIAYYSLRGLSLLVLPSLLGPTAEPSMWVFIIFYGLDWVATVPPTVALCREWFGVDGPIVFGWVFASHQIGAAAAATGAGAIRDLQGSYNLAWYLAGGLCAAAALMSACIGRRIPVV